In the Opitutaceae bacterium genome, one interval contains:
- the mnmA gene encoding tRNA 2-thiouridine(34) synthase MnmA, producing the protein MERVLVAMSGGVDSAVAALLLKEAGVPVAGAYMKNWLNEDNIIGDCPWQQDILDARAAAECLGIEFEVVNLMDAYRSKIVDTLLDGYQRGLTPNPDVLCNREIKFGVFLDYARRQGFDAVATGHYARRVPMEQGRPALFEGADKNKDQSYFLALMRPDQLERARFPLADLTKPEVRRLAGKAGLPIAGKKDSQGICFIGNIRMQDFLRHHVPDRPGPILRAEDRREIGRHHGLHLFTIGQRRGIGVPSNTDHRNYVVVGKEQETGALLVAFEDPSAPGLYRSETGVHGLSWLVEPIVQPRRLQARVRYRDPRVGIEFIPDGSGGARIVFDQPQRALAAGQILALHDGERLLGGGVFG; encoded by the coding sequence ATGGAACGGGTTCTGGTGGCCATGTCGGGCGGAGTCGACAGCGCCGTGGCCGCCCTCCTCCTGAAGGAGGCGGGTGTCCCGGTGGCGGGTGCCTACATGAAGAACTGGCTCAACGAGGACAATATCATCGGCGACTGCCCCTGGCAGCAGGACATCCTCGATGCCCGCGCGGCGGCCGAATGCCTCGGAATCGAATTCGAGGTGGTCAACCTGATGGACGCCTACCGCTCGAAAATCGTCGACACCCTCCTCGACGGCTACCAGCGCGGCCTCACCCCCAACCCCGACGTTCTCTGCAACCGGGAGATCAAGTTCGGGGTCTTTCTCGACTACGCCCGGCGGCAGGGTTTTGACGCGGTCGCCACCGGTCATTACGCCCGGCGCGTCCCGATGGAGCAAGGCCGTCCCGCCCTGTTTGAGGGAGCGGACAAGAACAAGGACCAGTCCTACTTTCTCGCCCTGATGCGCCCGGATCAGCTTGAGCGGGCCCGCTTTCCCCTCGCGGACCTCACGAAACCCGAAGTCCGACGCCTCGCTGGAAAAGCCGGCCTGCCGATCGCCGGCAAGAAGGACAGTCAGGGCATCTGCTTCATCGGCAATATCCGGATGCAGGATTTTCTCCGTCACCATGTCCCGGACCGGCCGGGTCCGATCCTCCGCGCCGAGGACCGCCGGGAAATCGGCCGGCATCACGGCCTGCATCTCTTCACCATCGGCCAGCGGCGCGGCATCGGCGTCCCCTCCAACACCGACCACCGCAACTATGTGGTGGTCGGCAAGGAACAGGAGACGGGCGCCCTGCTCGTGGCCTTCGAGGATCCCTCCGCCCCGGGTCTCTACCGCAGCGAGACCGGCGTGCACGGACTGAGCTGGCTGGTCGAGCCTATCGTCCAGCCCCGCCGCCTCCAGGCCCGGGTCCGTTACCGCGACCCCAGGGTGGGCATCGAGTTCATCCCGGACGGATCGGGTGGCGCCCGGATCGTCTTCGACCAACCCCAACGGGCCCTGGCCGCCGGCCAGATCCTCGCCCTCCACGACGGCGAACGACTGCTGGGCGGCGGGGTCTTCGGCTGA
- a CDS encoding GspE/PulE family protein, producing the protein MALGRIQTSILDNLRALGKLSDDQAHAIINSPNELTGEALDQVLGDEHKVSSEQLLVAKARAYGMAPINAMRVRLNPASFDKISQEFCLKNAVLPVSLMGDYIVVAFANPFELAISNKIQEIFGKRVVPLLAREKDIREKLNADINKGDGQFEDVVGQLGLEDESTVEIEEEDLENEESAPIIQLGNRIIEEAHAAGASDIHVEPGEKDLVVRYRVDGVCLEKLRLPAKVAPALVARFKIMCNLDISERRLPQDGRIVFRQYTKKNMDIDLRVSTAPLNHGEGVVMRILDKSKSTLPLPALGFSEENLTRYRKLITQPYGMILHCGPTGSGKSMTLYSALNEINSPEAVIRTVEDPIEYTLKGINQMQMNRQIGLTFAAALRAFLRQDPDIILVGEIRDKETANIAVEAALTGHLLLSTLHTNDAPSTVARLTDMGIEPFMISSSLLCVCAQRLMRRVCKICRVAYQPEGREKELLEKALGWSGTIYKAKHDGCSRCNGAGYKGRVGIHELMTVNDDIIEAINREADTNVLKKLAVTAGMKTLHHDSLLKVKEGISTLEEALCTVPPDL; encoded by the coding sequence ATGGCCCTCGGACGAATCCAGACCTCCATCCTCGATAACCTGCGGGCGCTCGGCAAGCTGAGCGACGATCAGGCTCATGCCATCATCAACTCGCCCAATGAGCTGACCGGAGAAGCTCTCGACCAGGTTCTGGGCGATGAGCATAAGGTCTCCAGCGAGCAGCTGCTCGTGGCCAAGGCCCGGGCCTACGGGATGGCTCCGATCAATGCCATGCGGGTCCGGCTCAACCCGGCATCCTTCGACAAGATCTCCCAGGAGTTCTGCCTGAAGAACGCCGTTCTTCCCGTCAGCCTGATGGGCGATTACATCGTCGTCGCCTTCGCCAATCCCTTCGAACTGGCCATTTCCAACAAGATCCAGGAGATCTTCGGGAAACGCGTCGTGCCGTTGCTGGCCCGCGAAAAAGACATCCGCGAAAAGCTCAATGCCGATATCAACAAGGGCGACGGGCAGTTCGAGGATGTTGTCGGCCAGTTGGGTCTGGAGGATGAGAGCACCGTCGAAATCGAAGAGGAGGACCTCGAAAACGAAGAGTCCGCTCCGATCATTCAATTGGGAAATCGAATCATCGAGGAGGCTCATGCCGCCGGCGCCAGTGACATCCACGTCGAACCCGGCGAAAAGGATCTCGTCGTCCGCTACCGGGTGGACGGAGTCTGCCTGGAGAAACTGCGCCTGCCCGCCAAGGTCGCCCCTGCTCTGGTGGCCCGCTTCAAGATCATGTGCAACCTGGATATTTCGGAGCGCCGTCTGCCCCAGGACGGACGCATCGTCTTCCGGCAGTACACGAAGAAGAACATGGACATCGATCTGCGCGTATCGACCGCCCCGCTCAATCACGGAGAGGGTGTCGTCATGCGTATCCTGGACAAGAGCAAGTCCACGCTGCCCCTGCCCGCCCTCGGCTTTTCCGAGGAGAACCTCACGCGCTACCGAAAACTCATCACCCAGCCCTACGGGATGATCCTGCATTGCGGTCCGACCGGTTCGGGAAAGTCGATGACCCTCTATTCCGCCCTCAACGAGATCAACTCGCCGGAGGCCGTCATCCGCACGGTCGAGGATCCGATCGAGTACACGCTCAAGGGGATCAACCAGATGCAGATGAACCGCCAGATCGGCCTGACCTTCGCGGCGGCCCTGCGCGCCTTCCTGCGTCAGGACCCCGACATCATCCTGGTCGGCGAGATTCGCGACAAGGAAACCGCCAATATCGCGGTCGAGGCGGCCCTGACCGGTCACTTGCTCCTGAGCACCCTGCACACCAACGATGCGCCCAGCACGGTGGCCCGTCTGACCGACATGGGAATCGAGCCGTTCATGATCTCGTCCTCCCTGCTCTGTGTCTGCGCCCAACGCCTCATGCGCCGGGTCTGCAAGATCTGCCGGGTCGCCTATCAGCCCGAAGGCCGGGAAAAGGAACTGCTCGAGAAGGCACTCGGTTGGAGCGGCACCATCTACAAGGCCAAACACGACGGTTGCTCGCGCTGCAACGGTGCCGGCTACAAGGGCCGTGTCGGTATCCACGAGTTGATGACGGTGAACGACGACATCATCGAGGCGATCAATCGGGAGGCCGACACCAATGTCCTCAAGAAGCTGGCCGTGACCGCCGGGATGAAGACCCTTCATCATGACAGCCTGCTCAAGGTGAAGGAAGGCATCTCGACCCTTGAGGAGGCCCTCTGCACCGTCCCGCCGGACCTCTAG
- the obgE gene encoding GTPase ObgE has translation MFIDETVISAHAGDGGRGCVAFRREKYIPFGGPSGGDGGNGGNVIVEGDHDVNNLNDYRFRPKWKAERGEHGLGSDMHGHTGKDCILRVPLGTVVIRESDGEVVAEILEDGQRVVLLKGGNGGWGNARFTTSTTRAPKRANPGQPGEAGDFRLILKTLADIGLVGFPNAGKSSLTNLITRARPKCAAYPFTTLHPQVGVIEDPITFRRLLMADVPGLIAGASQNKGLGHRFLRHIERCRLLLIMIDMAGTDGREPVDDYAQLLEELALYDPKLLEKPRLVVANKMDEEASAGNLKEFLRLNSVEVMPISCLTEEGIPKLKQQLYSRVTPHDAA, from the coding sequence ATGTTTATCGACGAGACAGTAATTTCGGCCCATGCGGGCGATGGTGGGAGGGGCTGCGTTGCCTTCCGGCGGGAGAAGTACATCCCATTTGGCGGACCCAGCGGCGGCGATGGCGGCAATGGCGGCAACGTCATTGTCGAAGGGGACCACGACGTCAACAATCTGAACGATTATCGATTCCGTCCGAAGTGGAAGGCGGAGCGCGGTGAGCACGGTCTTGGTTCCGACATGCACGGACACACCGGCAAGGACTGCATCCTGAGAGTCCCGCTGGGCACGGTGGTCATCCGGGAATCCGACGGCGAGGTCGTCGCGGAGATTCTGGAGGACGGTCAGCGTGTCGTCCTGCTCAAGGGAGGAAACGGAGGGTGGGGCAACGCCCGCTTCACGACGTCGACGACCCGGGCTCCGAAGCGGGCCAATCCCGGGCAGCCGGGCGAGGCGGGCGATTTCCGCCTGATCCTCAAGACTCTGGCTGACATCGGACTGGTTGGGTTTCCCAATGCCGGCAAGTCGAGCCTGACCAACCTGATCACCCGGGCCCGGCCCAAATGCGCAGCCTATCCTTTCACCACGCTTCATCCGCAGGTGGGGGTGATCGAGGACCCGATCACCTTCAGGCGGCTCCTGATGGCGGATGTACCCGGTCTGATTGCCGGTGCGAGTCAGAACAAGGGACTCGGGCACCGCTTTCTCCGCCATATCGAGCGCTGCCGTCTTCTGCTCATCATGATCGATATGGCCGGAACCGACGGCCGGGAGCCGGTCGACGATTACGCCCAATTGCTGGAAGAACTCGCCTTGTATGATCCCAAATTGCTGGAAAAGCCGCGTCTCGTCGTTGCGAACAAGATGGACGAAGAGGCTTCGGCCGGGAACCTGAAGGAATTCCTTCGGCTCAACTCGGTGGAGGTTATGCCGATATCCTGCTTGACCGAAGAAGGAATACCCAAACTCAAACAGCAATTATACTCAAGGGTGACGCCGCACGACGCCGCTTGA
- a CDS encoding S8 family serine peptidase — protein sequence MRFKGRGYRTAGIAAAIVVAAVLMWPSAADDSRKVDPASGAPEGFAVADVQRTGTAPSGGAALDPGPDPAPAGNTLVADSPATASAGSGETWQRAWIEESSGSDTWIRHVDEMATDPGTGEPVVVRSVAMLADQLALALPAGSDPDTVRAAIESLGYSVTRSQSFSPVWQIGLGRHDVQAVPEGLAGIARTLPAVTVEPDYLYYPQRVPDDFDPVVLWGLERIEAPAAWSVSTGSAEAVVAVIDSGAELDHPDLAGNIWVNPGETAGNGIDDDGNGLIDDIHGWDFMQDDNQPDDNGRHGTHVAGTIGAVGNNGTGLVGVNWNTRLIIVRAGDETFSNSRLGQAIDYVTDLRKAGVPVAATNNSYGGAGDSSIIRSAIERSRQAGILYVAAAGNDGVNIDVAGNATYPASYDLDNVITVASSNLADELSIFSNYGKTDVDLAAPGSAIRSSIPGGGYGYLSGTSMAAPHVTGAIALLKAAGPELGWEALRDRLFQSVDAVPALADRVSTGGRLNLRRLLGLTGPRAIARIVAPADRLVVLEAADETLDLEASSGPAEEPVEFRWEVAEGPGEVAFSEPEASVSTARFSLPGLYRLRLSAVSDSEVTMDEITVVVGAPAVPAGGLVALWQFEESEGGTALDGSGSTRNGTLSEVMREAGPFGKAARFNGTTSSMSFSSPVSDAITMTAWVRSDSLGESIFPRIIDTPDYIFYFGRRTGDVDADINSIKFYATKTVQDGIWHTATNTIGDGQWVHVAVSYDGSSADNFPSVFLNGEWLPVGVDARSGDQARGVVGDQTLTAGTAYLGENDEGTRAWDGLMDDVRIYSRALSRAEVAWIARESTARPLLDQAFLVPEQVSPAVPFTIRPIAEAPVPGASYRWDLPEDTPLIAMDEGFGPSARFNALAGGDTRVRLTISRDGVSVIKSWTVPVVSGTRPETGLFEGAFRSGGGSGEIWVEVNPTGRARFLGVNEDGGVIAADDVPIGPWGEFSFVLADGGAVRGQFGPDDFAGGTLDGMTFFGGERVSVAGDGGAVFLSGPLVNSEDGRLQIWLGPDGSIYLVRSDSGGFDAASGSVNEQGGFLLQASSGAVITGLFDRESMTGRGRIDDEASSEPFYFAGQSGFGGERLANISTRGTVGKGDAIMIAGFVVEGGPSSLTLLRGVGPGLEAFDLQKRAGATSLILKRGDVGLFSNQGWKSNPEAARIEEVSAMSGAFPLPSDFGDSAILADLEAGVYTVALSDPSSANGLALLEIYDVGGEAEIRLVNLSTRGRAAEGDEALIAGFVLDEDLPRRLLIRAIGPGLESFDVAGSLGDPRIDLFMGENRIASNEDWEVGGSAELIAELSDRVGAFSLAPGSRDAALTRYLGPGRYTVRVQPADGVPGIVLVEIYVVPDPVR from the coding sequence ATGCGTTTCAAGGGCCGAGGATACCGCACCGCAGGGATAGCTGCCGCGATCGTCGTGGCGGCGGTTCTCATGTGGCCTTCAGCGGCTGATGACTCCCGGAAAGTGGATCCTGCATCCGGTGCCCCGGAGGGATTTGCGGTCGCCGATGTCCAGAGGACCGGAACCGCACCGTCCGGTGGCGCCGCCCTCGACCCCGGGCCGGATCCGGCTCCGGCCGGAAATACTCTGGTTGCGGATTCGCCGGCAACCGCGTCTGCCGGCTCCGGGGAGACCTGGCAGCGGGCATGGATCGAGGAGTCATCCGGGTCCGACACCTGGATCCGCCATGTGGATGAGATGGCGACCGATCCCGGGACGGGTGAGCCGGTGGTTGTCCGGAGTGTCGCCATGCTGGCGGATCAATTGGCGCTTGCCCTTCCGGCGGGATCCGATCCTGACACGGTGCGGGCGGCCATTGAATCACTCGGATACTCGGTGACCCGGTCGCAATCGTTTTCCCCGGTCTGGCAGATCGGGCTCGGGCGTCACGATGTGCAGGCCGTGCCGGAGGGCCTGGCCGGGATCGCGCGTACCCTCCCAGCGGTCACGGTCGAGCCCGACTACCTCTATTATCCTCAACGGGTCCCCGATGATTTTGATCCTGTCGTTCTCTGGGGTTTGGAACGGATCGAGGCTCCGGCCGCATGGAGCGTCTCGACAGGATCCGCCGAGGCGGTGGTTGCGGTCATCGATTCCGGGGCGGAGCTGGATCACCCTGACCTGGCTGGGAATATCTGGGTCAACCCGGGCGAAACAGCAGGCAACGGGATCGACGACGACGGCAATGGCCTCATCGATGACATCCACGGTTGGGATTTCATGCAGGATGACAATCAGCCCGACGACAACGGTCGTCACGGGACCCATGTGGCGGGCACGATCGGGGCGGTCGGCAACAACGGAACCGGATTGGTCGGAGTCAACTGGAACACGCGTCTGATCATTGTCCGGGCGGGGGACGAGACCTTTTCCAATTCCCGGTTGGGTCAGGCCATCGACTATGTGACCGATCTGCGGAAGGCGGGGGTTCCGGTTGCCGCGACGAACAACTCCTACGGGGGCGCCGGTGACAGCAGCATCATCCGATCGGCGATTGAACGCTCGAGGCAGGCGGGTATCCTCTATGTGGCGGCGGCGGGCAACGATGGCGTCAATATCGATGTGGCGGGCAACGCGACCTACCCGGCCAGTTACGATCTGGACAACGTCATCACGGTGGCCTCGAGCAACCTGGCAGACGAATTGTCCATATTCTCCAACTACGGAAAGACCGACGTGGATCTGGCCGCGCCGGGAAGCGCCATCCGGTCGAGCATTCCGGGAGGGGGCTACGGCTACCTCAGTGGAACCTCGATGGCCGCACCGCACGTCACCGGGGCGATCGCCCTGCTCAAGGCGGCCGGGCCGGAGCTTGGCTGGGAGGCGCTGCGGGACCGGCTCTTCCAATCCGTCGACGCGGTACCGGCACTGGCCGACCGGGTCTCGACCGGTGGAAGGCTGAACCTTCGCCGGCTTCTCGGGTTGACCGGCCCGCGCGCGATCGCGCGGATTGTCGCCCCGGCGGATCGGCTCGTGGTGCTGGAGGCGGCAGATGAAACCCTGGATCTGGAGGCATCCTCAGGCCCGGCCGAGGAACCGGTGGAGTTTCGCTGGGAGGTTGCCGAAGGGCCGGGCGAGGTGGCCTTTTCCGAGCCGGAGGCGTCGGTCTCGACGGCGCGGTTTTCCTTGCCCGGTCTCTATCGATTGCGCCTGTCTGCGGTTTCGGATTCGGAGGTGACGATGGATGAGATCACGGTGGTGGTCGGCGCGCCGGCGGTTCCGGCCGGGGGGCTGGTCGCGCTCTGGCAGTTTGAGGAAAGCGAAGGCGGGACGGCGCTGGATGGATCCGGCTCCACGCGCAACGGAACCTTGAGCGAGGTGATGCGTGAAGCGGGTCCGTTTGGAAAGGCGGCGCGTTTTAACGGAACGACCAGCAGTATGTCGTTCAGCTCGCCCGTGTCGGATGCGATCACCATGACCGCATGGGTGCGTTCGGATTCGTTGGGCGAGAGCATTTTCCCGCGGATCATCGACACTCCCGACTATATTTTCTATTTCGGACGGCGGACCGGGGATGTCGATGCCGACATCAACTCAATCAAGTTCTATGCTACAAAAACGGTTCAGGACGGAATCTGGCATACGGCCACCAACACCATCGGCGACGGTCAATGGGTACATGTGGCGGTCTCTTATGACGGGTCGAGCGCGGACAATTTCCCGTCGGTATTTCTCAACGGAGAGTGGTTGCCGGTCGGAGTCGACGCCCGCAGCGGTGACCAGGCCCGGGGAGTGGTCGGTGATCAGACACTTACTGCGGGCACCGCCTATCTGGGCGAAAATGATGAAGGTACGCGGGCCTGGGACGGCCTGATGGACGATGTCCGCATCTATTCCCGGGCCCTGAGCCGGGCCGAGGTGGCATGGATCGCCCGGGAGAGCACGGCAAGGCCCCTGCTGGACCAGGCCTTCCTGGTGCCGGAGCAGGTGTCCCCGGCGGTGCCGTTCACGATCCGGCCGATTGCCGAGGCACCGGTGCCCGGGGCGTCCTACCGATGGGATTTGCCGGAGGATACCCCCTTGATCGCCATGGATGAGGGCTTTGGTCCGTCCGCACGGTTCAACGCACTGGCGGGCGGAGATACCCGGGTGCGGCTCACGATTTCGCGAGACGGGGTGTCCGTGATCAAGTCGTGGACCGTGCCGGTGGTTTCGGGCACGCGACCGGAGACCGGATTGTTTGAAGGTGCTTTTCGATCCGGCGGCGGATCGGGCGAGATCTGGGTTGAGGTCAACCCGACCGGCCGGGCGCGCTTTCTTGGAGTGAACGAAGACGGCGGGGTGATCGCCGCGGATGATGTCCCGATCGGACCTTGGGGGGAGTTTTCCTTCGTCCTGGCCGACGGCGGAGCCGTCCGCGGGCAGTTCGGTCCGGATGACTTTGCCGGAGGGACCCTCGATGGGATGACCTTTTTCGGCGGAGAGCGGGTCTCGGTGGCGGGCGATGGTGGCGCTGTTTTTTTGAGTGGCCCGCTCGTCAATTCGGAAGACGGCCGGTTGCAGATCTGGCTGGGTCCGGATGGCTCGATCTACCTGGTTCGCAGCGATAGCGGCGGATTCGACGCCGCCTCGGGTTCGGTCAACGAGCAAGGAGGGTTCCTGCTGCAAGCTTCATCCGGCGCCGTAATCACCGGGCTGTTCGACCGTGAATCGATGACCGGGCGGGGTCGGATCGACGATGAGGCGTCGAGTGAGCCATTCTATTTTGCCGGTCAAAGCGGATTTGGCGGTGAGCGCCTCGCCAATATCTCGACCCGGGGAACGGTGGGGAAGGGTGACGCGATCATGATTGCGGGTTTCGTGGTCGAGGGCGGACCCTCCTCCCTGACCCTCCTGCGCGGGGTCGGACCGGGGCTTGAGGCGTTCGACCTGCAGAAGCGGGCGGGTGCAACCTCCTTGATTCTCAAGCGCGGAGATGTGGGGTTGTTCTCGAACCAGGGATGGAAGTCGAATCCGGAGGCTGCCCGGATTGAGGAGGTCTCGGCGATGAGCGGGGCGTTTCCGCTCCCGTCCGATTTCGGCGACTCCGCCATTCTGGCCGACCTGGAGGCGGGTGTTTACACGGTGGCTCTGAGCGATCCCTCTTCGGCCAACGGACTCGCCCTGCTGGAAATCTACGATGTGGGAGGCGAAGCGGAGATCCGTCTTGTCAATCTGTCCACCCGGGGCCGGGCCGCAGAGGGCGACGAGGCCCTGATCGCGGGCTTTGTGCTCGATGAGGATCTGCCCCGGCGGCTTCTGATACGGGCAATCGGGCCAGGTCTGGAATCCTTCGATGTGGCTGGATCGCTGGGGGATCCACGCATCGATCTTTTCATGGGAGAAAACAGGATCGCCTCGAACGAGGATTGGGAAGTTGGCGGCAGCGCAGAACTGATCGCCGAGCTCAGTGACCGGGTGGGCGCCTTTTCACTCGCGCCCGGCAGTCGCGATGCAGCCCTGACCCGCTACCTCGGCCCGGGCCGTTACACGGTCCGGGTGCAGCCTGCGGATGGAGTGCCCGGCATTGTGCTGGTGGAGATCTATGTCGTGCCCGACCCGGTCCGCTGA
- the ftsZ gene encoding cell division protein FtsZ: MKDYEPDQETLFAANEDGERELVIKLIGVGGAGSNAVDRLKMNDLGRVRLATVNTDSQALAASPVDDKILIGSSVTRGLGAGGDPELGRLAAESDRETLSRSLRGADLVFIVAGMGGGTGSGAAPVVAEAASAEGALVIGFVTMPFSFEGGRRLKQADEGLAALRQVCDAVIPLPNDVLLQQVDDDASVLDAFSRADEWIDRSIRSIWSMLFRTGLINIDFSALKTAFVERGGKTLFGLGYGKGEGAADQAIENLLLCPLLHTPEFSRKADRLLVNIIGGPDLALTDVNVIMSAVSEKFGRNAHVVMGAVIDGSWQQKVEICVIGTSDMSSGLRTARATVASKAAARRSSGVKPSDLSARRTAEIANSVGPAIEATAVAAVSVAQDEFAFGEGENRGRFGATERNLFDGDDLDLPTFFRKGIRISV, encoded by the coding sequence ATGAAAGACTACGAACCGGATCAGGAGACCTTGTTCGCCGCCAACGAGGATGGGGAACGGGAGCTGGTTATCAAACTCATCGGCGTGGGCGGAGCCGGGTCCAATGCGGTCGACCGGCTGAAGATGAATGACCTGGGCCGGGTCCGCCTGGCGACGGTCAATACCGACAGTCAGGCCCTGGCGGCATCGCCGGTCGACGACAAGATCCTCATCGGCAGCTCCGTCACCCGGGGGCTCGGGGCCGGTGGTGATCCCGAACTCGGGCGCCTCGCCGCGGAGAGCGATCGCGAAACACTCTCCCGTTCTCTCCGGGGTGCCGACTTGGTTTTCATTGTTGCCGGGATGGGCGGCGGGACCGGCAGCGGGGCGGCTCCGGTCGTCGCGGAAGCGGCGTCGGCCGAAGGAGCGCTCGTCATCGGATTTGTCACCATGCCCTTCTCCTTCGAGGGAGGACGGCGCCTGAAGCAGGCGGATGAAGGCCTGGCCGCCCTCCGCCAGGTCTGCGATGCGGTCATTCCTCTGCCCAACGATGTGCTCCTCCAGCAGGTGGATGACGATGCGAGTGTCCTCGACGCCTTTTCGAGGGCGGACGAATGGATCGACCGGTCCATCCGTTCGATCTGGTCGATGCTCTTCCGGACCGGCCTGATCAATATCGATTTTTCAGCGCTCAAGACCGCGTTTGTCGAGCGGGGGGGCAAGACTCTTTTCGGCCTGGGTTACGGGAAAGGTGAAGGTGCGGCCGACCAGGCCATCGAGAACCTCCTGCTCTGCCCGCTTCTGCATACTCCCGAATTCTCGAGAAAAGCAGATCGTCTCCTCGTCAATATCATCGGAGGGCCGGATCTCGCCCTGACTGATGTCAATGTGATCATGTCGGCAGTGAGCGAGAAGTTCGGCCGCAATGCCCATGTCGTCATGGGCGCGGTCATCGATGGAAGCTGGCAGCAGAAGGTGGAAATCTGTGTGATCGGCACTTCAGATATGTCGTCCGGACTGCGGACGGCCCGCGCTACCGTCGCGTCGAAAGCAGCTGCGCGCCGCAGTTCGGGAGTCAAGCCTTCGGATCTGTCGGCACGGCGGACGGCGGAGATCGCCAATTCGGTTGGGCCGGCGATCGAGGCGACTGCCGTGGCCGCCGTCTCGGTTGCCCAGGATGAGTTTGCCTTTGGAGAGGGCGAGAATCGGGGCCGGTTCGGTGCCACCGAGCGCAATCTATTCGACGGTGATGATCTCGACCTGCCGACCTTCTTCCGCAAGGGGATCCGGATAAGTGTCTAG
- the ftsA gene encoding cell division protein FtsA, which translates to MAVMSKSRIIGAIEIGTAKVAVLVGEITNGRSLSIIGMGQCSSRGVVKGEIVDFAAATDCAHAAILAAEKRAGVRIDGVYLAQTGGHLAGFMSEEGVTVSAADNRVGHEDIERVKSLAKEKQLPPERTIIHHIRRPFRLDGRIEPNPLYLEGKRLEVGYWTVHGQASKVSDHIHVINGFSLHVDDIILSSLASGVMVTTQEERNHGVLVLDIGRGTTDYALYQDGHCHVAGVVPVGGDHLTNDLSVGLRLTSSQAETLKLRFGSAVLQCRDRTERVWLNGNLSIGDRQVSRHSIERILSLRVSELFEVVRRSLGSNFVSENLGAGVVLTGGTSRLPMIDRAAQEVFKIPVRLGENPGMHDEVKQPEYSTVLGLLNYGLNFQGENDAPPTRKRGGVFGRILNLVGA; encoded by the coding sequence ATGGCCGTCATGTCGAAGAGTCGGATAATCGGAGCAATCGAGATTGGAACCGCCAAGGTTGCCGTTCTCGTTGGTGAAATCACCAATGGGCGCAGTCTGAGCATTATCGGGATGGGTCAGTGCTCGTCGCGGGGCGTGGTCAAGGGAGAGATCGTGGATTTCGCAGCAGCCACCGATTGTGCGCATGCGGCCATCCTCGCGGCGGAGAAACGGGCCGGAGTCCGCATCGACGGAGTCTATCTTGCGCAAACCGGCGGCCACCTCGCCGGATTCATGAGCGAGGAGGGCGTCACGGTGAGCGCGGCCGACAACCGGGTCGGGCACGAGGATATCGAGAGAGTGAAGAGCCTGGCCAAGGAGAAACAGTTGCCGCCCGAACGGACCATCATCCACCATATCCGGCGGCCTTTCCGGCTGGACGGGCGGATCGAGCCCAATCCCCTTTATCTTGAGGGGAAACGTCTTGAGGTGGGCTATTGGACGGTGCACGGGCAGGCGTCCAAGGTGAGCGACCATATCCACGTCATCAACGGGTTCTCCCTGCACGTCGATGACATCATCCTCTCAAGCCTCGCTTCCGGCGTCATGGTCACCACCCAGGAGGAACGCAATCACGGGGTGCTGGTTCTCGATATCGGCCGGGGCACGACCGATTATGCCCTTTATCAGGATGGGCATTGTCATGTGGCCGGGGTTGTCCCGGTGGGAGGGGATCACCTGACCAACGACCTGAGCGTGGGGCTCCGATTGACCTCGTCGCAGGCGGAGACGCTCAAGCTGCGTTTCGGTTCGGCGGTCCTGCAGTGCCGGGACCGGACCGAACGGGTCTGGCTCAATGGCAATCTGTCGATCGGAGACCGGCAGGTCTCCCGCCATTCGATCGAGAGGATCCTTTCGCTGCGGGTATCGGAACTCTTCGAAGTGGTGCGCAGATCGCTCGGCTCGAATTTCGTGAGCGAGAACCTCGGTGCCGGTGTCGTCCTGACGGGCGGGACCTCCCGCCTTCCGATGATTGACCGGGCGGCCCAGGAGGTCTTCAAGATCCCGGTTCGCCTCGGTGAGAACCCGGGCATGCACGATGAAGTGAAGCAGCCCGAGTATTCGACAGTGCTCGGTCTTCTCAATTACGGCCTGAATTTCCAGGGCGAGAACGATGCGCCGCCGACCCGGAAAAGGGGTGGCGTTTTCGGCCGGATCCTCAACCTGGTCGGTGCCTGA